A window from Nocardioides mesophilus encodes these proteins:
- a CDS encoding HYR domain-containing protein, which produces MFDTATTLTSSPNPAMDDDPVTITTRTTVVGSDQPVLSGNVEILSGGKLVTTVPVGADGQATWTTKDLPIGEDYLSAVFLDTTTPSAAYRSSETQGILNQIVRPCAPAPTFLDQPADLTATYGTAVTFSVSVSETAVYGGTPQVKWQTSTDGGKTWTDAPGDVFVEHGTTSGSAWATMSFDASVRPGDLQYRAVATTCGGTVTSDPATLTVRGIVFDLTTLPSKSFGDAAFDIASYASASTVTVGFSSDTPGTCTVSGAMVTVRASGTCTITASEDGISNYALAPQVKQSFSSGKKLLTVVATAAPLSQPYGTASAPTVSCTSNGFVGSDHFVTAPTGQMGGYTLASGSTSEYIFRPVTIGSTTPQGRYVSHCSGGNPGPSYTIGSYRDGTFTITAPLPPPLKITANDKRYTFGTTPPSLDATYSISTSSLTGTLSCRVYASTDTGYANPIVLSETTPAGSYTIHCSGLSSSSYTVSWADGTLVVDRAAVVVTASSPPDQSHGSTSAPSVTCPATGFLGEDGFLTEPTGAVYDASGTEEVTIGSDAAVGDYVTKCTGGDPGSNYTITGYTPGSFTIEDRTAPVVTVPADMGVEATGPAGATATFGATARDAVDGTTEATCDPASDSTFALGTTTVTCSATDAAGNTGTASFTVTVSDTTAPVVTVPANKKVEATGPAGAKATFGATAQDAVDGTKEATCDPASDSTFALGATMVTCSATDAAGNTGTASFTVTVADTIAPDTRVTVTQPANPTKQTAAGFTFDGSDLVGVAGFECKLDGGTFTACTSPKTYSGLAEGSHAFQVRARDAAGNVDLTPAGYSWVVDTTAPTVTVADVILDATSSAGASVPFTATATDADPVSPEVTCSRASGSTFGIGTTQVTCTATDAAGNTGSATFTVTVKGAVTQLTALQAKVQNLSSAPARKSLLTTLQSAQAAVSRGDTSAACDKLTSFISQVEAQSGKKISTSDAASLIRDARRIMGVLGCS; this is translated from the coding sequence GTGTTCGACACGGCGACGACCCTCACGAGCTCGCCGAACCCGGCGATGGACGACGACCCGGTCACCATCACCACCCGCACCACCGTGGTCGGATCGGATCAGCCGGTGCTGAGCGGGAACGTCGAGATCCTCAGCGGAGGCAAGTTGGTGACCACGGTCCCCGTCGGTGCGGATGGCCAAGCCACCTGGACGACCAAGGACCTGCCGATCGGTGAGGACTACCTATCGGCCGTCTTCCTCGACACGACGACCCCGTCCGCGGCGTACCGGTCCAGCGAGACCCAAGGGATCCTGAACCAGATCGTCCGCCCCTGCGCTCCGGCTCCCACGTTCCTCGACCAGCCCGCCGACCTGACCGCCACCTACGGCACCGCCGTCACCTTCAGCGTCAGCGTCTCGGAGACGGCCGTCTACGGCGGAACCCCGCAGGTGAAGTGGCAGACCTCCACCGACGGCGGCAAGACCTGGACCGACGCCCCCGGCGACGTCTTCGTCGAGCACGGCACCACGTCGGGCTCCGCCTGGGCCACCATGAGCTTCGATGCGTCCGTTCGCCCGGGTGACCTCCAGTACCGGGCGGTCGCCACCACCTGCGGCGGAACGGTGACCTCCGACCCGGCCACCCTGACCGTCAGAGGCATCGTCTTCGACCTGACCACCCTGCCCAGCAAGTCCTTCGGCGACGCCGCCTTCGACATCGCGAGCTACGCGTCGGCCTCCACCGTCACGGTCGGCTTCAGCAGTGACACGCCCGGCACCTGCACGGTGAGCGGGGCCATGGTCACCGTGCGCGCTTCGGGAACCTGCACGATCACCGCCAGCGAGGACGGCATCAGCAACTACGCCCTTGCCCCGCAGGTGAAGCAGAGCTTCAGCTCGGGCAAGAAGCTGCTCACCGTGGTCGCCACCGCAGCGCCGCTCAGCCAGCCGTACGGCACCGCGTCCGCACCGACCGTCAGCTGCACGAGCAACGGCTTCGTCGGCAGCGATCACTTCGTGACCGCACCGACCGGACAGATGGGCGGATACACCCTCGCCAGCGGCAGCACGAGCGAGTACATCTTCAGGCCGGTCACCATCGGCTCGACCACGCCTCAGGGCAGATATGTCAGCCACTGCTCCGGCGGTAACCCGGGCCCGAGCTACACCATCGGCTCCTACCGGGACGGCACCTTCACGATCACTGCCCCCCTGCCGCCGCCGCTCAAGATCACGGCGAACGACAAGCGCTACACCTTCGGCACCACCCCGCCTTCGCTCGACGCCACCTACAGCATCAGCACGAGCAGCCTCACCGGCACGCTCTCCTGTCGCGTCTACGCGAGCACGGACACCGGCTACGCGAACCCGATCGTGCTCTCGGAGACGACACCGGCCGGCAGCTACACCATCCACTGCTCGGGCCTCTCCAGCTCCAGCTACACCGTGTCGTGGGCCGACGGCACGCTGGTGGTCGACCGAGCAGCGGTGGTGGTCACCGCCAGCAGCCCGCCCGACCAGAGCCACGGGTCCACCTCGGCGCCGAGCGTGACCTGCCCGGCGACCGGATTCCTCGGTGAGGACGGCTTCCTCACCGAGCCCACCGGCGCCGTGTACGACGCCTCGGGGACCGAGGAGGTGACGATCGGTTCCGACGCTGCCGTCGGTGACTACGTGACCAAGTGCACCGGCGGTGATCCGGGGAGCAACTACACCATCACCGGGTACACACCCGGGAGCTTCACGATCGAGGACCGGACGGCTCCGGTCGTCACCGTTCCCGCGGACATGGGCGTCGAGGCGACCGGGCCAGCTGGTGCGACGGCGACGTTCGGCGCCACCGCCCGGGACGCCGTGGACGGGACGACGGAGGCCACCTGCGACCCGGCCTCGGACAGCACGTTCGCCCTTGGCACCACCACGGTCACCTGCTCGGCGACCGACGCGGCCGGCAACACCGGCACCGCGAGCTTCACCGTGACCGTCTCGGACACCACCGCCCCGGTGGTGACCGTTCCGGCGAACAAGAAGGTCGAGGCGACCGGGCCGGCTGGCGCGAAGGCGACGTTCGGCGCCACCGCCCAGGACGCCGTGGACGGGACGAAGGAGGCCACTTGCGACCCGGCCTCGGACAGCACGTTCGCCCTTGGCGCCACCATGGTCACCTGCTCGGCGACCGACGCGGCCGGCAACACCGGCACCGCGAGCTTCACCGTGACCGTCGCCGACACCATCGCCCCGGACACTCGGGTGACGGTCACACAGCCGGCCAACCCGACCAAGCAGACCGCAGCCGGCTTCACGTTCGACGGGAGCGACCTGGTCGGTGTGGCGGGCTTCGAGTGCAAGCTCGACGGGGGCACGTTCACGGCCTGCACCAGCCCGAAGACCTACAGCGGCCTGGCCGAAGGGAGCCATGCGTTCCAGGTGCGTGCCCGGGACGCTGCCGGCAATGTCGACCTGACTCCGGCTGGCTACAGCTGGGTCGTCGACACCACCGCGCCGACCGTGACCGTGGCCGACGTGATCCTCGACGCCACCTCCTCCGCGGGGGCCTCAGTGCCCTTCACTGCGACCGCGACCGACGCGGACCCGGTGAGCCCGGAAGTGACCTGCAGCCGCGCCTCGGGCAGCACGTTCGGCATCGGCACCACCCAGGTCACGTGCACGGCGACTGACGCGGCCGGAAACACCGGCAGCGCGACCTTCACCGTGACGGTGAAGGGCGCCGTCACCCAGCTCACCGCTCTGCAGGCGAAGGTGCAGAACTTGTCGAGCGCACCCGCCCGGAAGAGCCTGCTGACGACTCTGCAAAGCGCACAGGCGGCGGTGAGCAGAGGCGACACCAGCGCGGCCTGCGACAAGCTGACGTCGTTCATCAGCCAGGTGGAGGCTCAGTCGGGCAAGAAGATCTCGACGTCGGACGCCGCCAGCCTGATTCGCGATGCGCGACGCATCATGGGAGTGCTCGGCTGCTCGTGA
- the ligD gene encoding non-homologous end-joining DNA ligase, whose translation MPGEVMVEVDGRTLKISNLDKVLYPMTGTTKGEVLHYYAQVAPVLLPHVADRAVTRIRWPDGTGGNQFFEKNQPSGAPSWLRTVKMSSTGSRGGGDTIYYPVIDDLATLTYLVNLASLELHVHQWKVGGNGRPKNPDRLVIDLDPGAPAGLGECCQVALLVRDRLAEMGLASAPVTSGSKGLHLYAALPGKKNADEVRDLAQQIAQEMAEERGDLVVWKMTKALRPGKVFLDWSQNTGSKTTISPYSLRGRAQPYVAAPRTWEEIEAGAADPEEIDHLLMDEVLARVEAHGDIFGDLLHQA comes from the coding sequence ATGCCGGGTGAGGTGATGGTGGAGGTCGACGGCCGGACGCTGAAGATCTCCAACCTGGACAAGGTGCTCTACCCGATGACCGGCACCACCAAGGGCGAGGTGCTGCACTACTACGCCCAGGTGGCGCCGGTGCTGCTGCCGCACGTGGCGGACCGGGCGGTGACCCGGATCCGCTGGCCGGACGGCACCGGCGGCAACCAGTTCTTCGAGAAGAACCAGCCCTCGGGCGCGCCGTCGTGGCTGCGCACCGTGAAGATGTCCTCGACCGGCTCGCGCGGCGGCGGCGACACGATCTACTACCCGGTCATCGACGACCTCGCGACGCTGACCTACCTGGTGAACCTGGCGTCGCTTGAGCTGCACGTGCACCAGTGGAAGGTCGGCGGCAACGGCCGGCCGAAGAACCCCGACCGGCTGGTCATCGACCTCGACCCCGGTGCCCCCGCCGGGCTGGGGGAGTGCTGCCAGGTGGCGCTGCTGGTGCGCGACCGGCTTGCGGAGATGGGGCTGGCCTCGGCGCCGGTGACCAGCGGCAGCAAGGGGCTGCACCTGTACGCCGCGCTGCCGGGGAAGAAGAACGCCGACGAGGTGCGCGACCTCGCCCAGCAGATCGCGCAGGAGATGGCGGAGGAGCGGGGCGACCTGGTGGTGTGGAAGATGACCAAGGCGCTGCGCCCCGGCAAGGTCTTCCTCGACTGGTCGCAGAACACCGGCAGCAAGACCACGATCTCGCCGTACTCGTTGCGCGGCCGGGCCCAGCCGTACGTCGCCGCGCCGCGCACCTGGGAGGAGATCGAGGCCGGTGCCGCCGATCCCGAGGAGATCGACCACCTGCTGATGGACGAGGTGCTCGCCCGGGTCGAGGCGCACGGCGACATCTTCGGGGACCTGCTGCACCAGGCCTGA
- the ligD gene encoding non-homologous end-joining DNA ligase → MRPMLATRGTTVPTGAAWLHEVKWDGMRVLVRVAGGRLQLFSRNENDVTIAYPELAGLVEALGDHEVLLDGEVVAFAGGVPSFSALADRMHVRQPARARSLAESNPVTLIVFDLLELDGEDFTGRPLSQRRTALEGLGLAGPHWQVPATYDDGAMLLEATAAQGLEGVVSKKRSSAYHPGRRSKDWLKFPHRASGSYVVGGWRVETGSTTRIGAVLVGVPAEGGLLYRGRVGSGIAGRSGQQLLELLRPLETDGSPFVDEVPRVDAQGTTWLRPEVVVEIAALNVTSGGRLRQPAYLGVREDLDPADLTEPGEGADAG, encoded by the coding sequence ATGCGTCCGATGCTGGCCACGCGCGGCACCACCGTGCCCACGGGTGCGGCGTGGCTGCACGAGGTGAAGTGGGACGGCATGCGGGTGCTGGTGCGGGTCGCCGGCGGCCGGCTGCAGCTCTTCTCCCGCAACGAGAACGACGTGACGATCGCCTACCCGGAGCTGGCCGGGCTGGTCGAGGCGCTCGGCGACCACGAGGTGCTGCTCGACGGCGAGGTGGTCGCGTTCGCCGGCGGGGTGCCGTCGTTCAGCGCGCTCGCGGACCGGATGCACGTGCGCCAGCCGGCCCGGGCGCGGTCGCTCGCGGAGTCGAACCCGGTGACGCTGATCGTCTTCGACCTGCTGGAGCTGGACGGGGAGGACTTCACCGGCCGGCCGCTCTCGCAACGGCGTACGGCGTTGGAGGGGCTCGGCCTGGCCGGCCCGCACTGGCAGGTGCCGGCGACGTACGACGACGGCGCGATGCTGCTGGAGGCCACCGCCGCGCAGGGCCTCGAGGGCGTCGTCAGCAAGAAGCGCTCCTCGGCCTACCACCCGGGGCGGCGCAGCAAGGACTGGCTGAAGTTCCCGCACCGCGCGAGCGGCTCGTACGTCGTCGGCGGCTGGCGGGTCGAGACCGGCAGCACCACCCGAATCGGTGCCGTGCTGGTCGGGGTCCCGGCCGAGGGCGGGCTGCTCTACCGCGGTCGGGTCGGCAGCGGGATCGCCGGCCGGTCCGGCCAGCAGCTGCTGGAGCTGCTGCGACCGCTGGAGACCGACGGCTCGCCGTTCGTCGACGAGGTGCCGCGGGTCGACGCGCAGGGCACCACCTGGCTGCGCCCCGAGGTGGTTGTCGAGATCGCGGCGCTCAACGTCACCTCCGGCGGCCGGCTGCGGCAGCCGGCGTACCTCGGGGTCCGCGAGGACCTGGACCCGGCCGACCTGACCGAGCCGGGGGAGGGCGCAGATGCCGGGTGA
- a CDS encoding Ku protein — protein sequence MRAIWKGAVSFGLVSVPVKLYAATESHDISFRQVHAKDGGRIKYQRVCSIDGEEVAYADIAKGYETDDGQMVILSEDDFAELPASSSREISVEKFVPREQIEPMWLEKSYYLEPDKAAAKPYALLREALKEADRVAVVTVSLRSRMTTAVLRVRDDVIVMQTMMWPDEIRQPDFGGLDAADMDVKPQELKMAKMLVETLAGDYDPSEYDDDYQEALEALVRAKLEGGEVQHLEQPKPTGGEVVDLLAALQKSVAAAKSSRGEEAAEATGSGEEAEAEEPEEKPARKSPARKTAAKAPAKKTAAKKAPAKKAAQSTSKKPAAKKTARKAS from the coding sequence ATGCGAGCGATCTGGAAGGGCGCCGTGTCGTTCGGGCTGGTGAGCGTGCCCGTGAAGCTGTACGCCGCCACCGAGAGCCATGACATCTCGTTCCGGCAGGTGCACGCCAAGGACGGCGGCCGGATCAAGTACCAGCGGGTCTGCAGCATCGACGGCGAGGAGGTCGCCTACGCCGACATCGCCAAGGGCTACGAGACCGACGACGGCCAGATGGTGATCCTCAGCGAGGACGACTTCGCCGAGCTGCCGGCCAGCAGCAGCCGCGAGATCTCCGTGGAGAAGTTCGTGCCCCGCGAGCAGATCGAGCCGATGTGGCTGGAGAAGTCCTACTACCTCGAGCCGGACAAGGCCGCCGCCAAGCCCTACGCGCTGCTCCGCGAGGCGCTCAAGGAGGCCGACCGGGTGGCGGTGGTGACGGTGTCGCTGCGCTCCCGGATGACCACCGCGGTGCTGCGGGTGCGCGACGACGTGATCGTCATGCAGACGATGATGTGGCCCGACGAGATCCGCCAGCCTGACTTCGGCGGCCTCGACGCGGCCGACATGGACGTCAAGCCGCAAGAGCTGAAGATGGCCAAGATGCTCGTCGAGACGCTGGCCGGCGACTACGACCCCTCCGAGTACGACGACGACTACCAGGAGGCGCTCGAGGCGCTGGTCCGGGCCAAGCTCGAGGGCGGCGAGGTGCAGCACCTCGAGCAGCCGAAGCCGACCGGCGGCGAGGTGGTCGACCTGCTCGCCGCGCTGCAGAAGTCGGTGGCGGCGGCGAAGTCCTCACGCGGCGAGGAGGCCGCCGAGGCGACCGGGTCGGGCGAGGAGGCCGAGGCCGAGGAGCCGGAGGAGAAGCCGGCCCGGAAGAGCCCGGCCAGGAAGACCGCCGCCAAGGCCCCCGCGAAGAAGACGGCCGCCAAGAAGGCACCGGCGAAGAAGGCCGCGCAGTCCACCTCGAAGAAGCCGGCGGCGAAGAAGACCGCGCGCAAGGCCAGCTGA
- a CDS encoding amidase has protein sequence MDDLFFAGVAGQADAVRSGAVSSRELVAATLDRIGRLDGRLNAFTTVLADAALAEADARDAATGERGPLHGVPVAIKEELDVAGTVTTFGGRANSTPVAADGEVVRRLREAGAVIVGKTNMPEFGQWPFTESAAHGTSRNPWDLGRSTGGSSGGTAAAVAAGLVPAALGGDGGGSIRIPAACCGLFGLKPQRGRVSSAPHPHLWWALGTAGPLTRSVLDSALVYDAIRGVHPGDRFRADDPATSFVEAVGREPGRLRIGWSTKPAVLGVRPHPEHVAVVREVASVLARLGHDVDEVDPAYPDVNTAFVPQFLGGVRSEAELLEHPELMERRTRQTVRLGAWVTPRVVEWAMRQGEKAAVRANRVFESCDVLLTPTIAPRPAAVGVLDGAGTIRASLRSMPMIAYTAMWNVTGNPAASVPAGIGADGLPLAVQLVGRTADETTLLSLSAQLEAELPWAHRRPPGC, from the coding sequence GTGGACGACCTCTTCTTCGCCGGCGTGGCCGGTCAGGCCGACGCCGTACGCTCCGGCGCCGTCTCCTCCCGCGAGCTGGTGGCCGCCACCCTCGACCGGATCGGGCGCCTGGACGGCCGGCTCAACGCGTTCACCACGGTGCTCGCCGACGCGGCGCTGGCCGAGGCCGACGCCCGCGACGCCGCGACCGGCGAGCGCGGCCCGCTGCACGGGGTGCCGGTCGCGATCAAGGAGGAGCTCGACGTCGCCGGGACGGTGACGACCTTCGGCGGCCGGGCCAACTCCACGCCGGTGGCCGCCGACGGCGAGGTGGTCCGGCGGCTCCGGGAGGCCGGCGCGGTGATCGTCGGCAAGACCAACATGCCGGAGTTCGGGCAGTGGCCGTTCACCGAGTCCGCGGCGCACGGCACCTCGCGCAACCCGTGGGACCTGGGGCGCTCCACCGGCGGGTCGAGCGGCGGTACGGCGGCCGCCGTCGCAGCCGGGCTGGTGCCTGCCGCGCTGGGCGGCGACGGCGGCGGCTCGATCCGGATCCCGGCCGCCTGCTGCGGGCTGTTCGGGCTGAAGCCGCAGCGCGGCCGGGTCAGCAGCGCGCCGCACCCGCACCTGTGGTGGGCGCTCGGCACCGCCGGCCCGCTCACCCGCTCGGTGCTCGACAGCGCGCTGGTCTACGACGCGATCCGCGGCGTCCACCCGGGGGACCGGTTCCGCGCCGACGACCCGGCCACCTCGTTCGTCGAGGCCGTCGGTCGGGAGCCCGGCCGGCTGCGGATCGGCTGGTCCACGAAGCCGGCCGTCCTCGGGGTCCGGCCGCACCCCGAGCACGTCGCGGTCGTCCGGGAGGTCGCCTCGGTCCTCGCGCGGCTCGGCCACGACGTGGACGAGGTGGACCCGGCGTACCCCGACGTCAACACCGCCTTCGTCCCGCAGTTCCTCGGCGGGGTGCGCAGCGAGGCGGAGCTTCTCGAGCACCCGGAGCTGATGGAGCGGCGGACCCGGCAGACGGTGCGGCTCGGGGCGTGGGTGACGCCGCGGGTCGTGGAGTGGGCGATGCGGCAGGGCGAGAAGGCCGCGGTCCGGGCGAACCGGGTGTTCGAGAGCTGCGACGTGCTGCTCACCCCGACGATCGCGCCGCGGCCGGCGGCGGTCGGGGTGCTCGACGGAGCCGGCACCATCCGGGCGTCCCTGCGCTCGATGCCGATGATCGCCTACACCGCGATGTGGAACGTGACCGGCAACCCGGCCGCCTCCGTGCCTGCCGGGATCGGCGCCGACGGGCTGCCGCTCGCGGTGCAGCTCGTGGGCCGCACCGCGGACGAGACCACGCTGCTCTCGCTGTCGGCGCAGCTCGAGGCCGAGCTGCCGTGGGCGCACCGGCGGCCGCCCGGCTGCTGA
- a CDS encoding ArgE/DapE family deacylase: protein MTDDATLSAAERSVLGHLDEEVLVEQLAELVRIPSVGGTDAELEVQEYVAGALRDLDTDVDRWDIDLEEMAGDPWFPGVEVDRTAAVGVVGTTAGDGVPGLVLSGHTDVVPPGHVETWHGQDPFSAEIFDGALYGRGACDMKAGVAVNLAVLRTLRAAGVPLERPLAVHSVVGEEDGGLGAFATLRRGHRGDVAVITEPTSAKIVTATAGALTFRIEVVGRSAHGSMRKQGISALEAFLPIHAALMALEAERNRDIDREFVSELPYALSFGMVHTGDWSSSVPDKLVADGRFGVKIDEDPRLARTVFEDVVAEVALKDPWLHENRPVVTWPGGQFASGRLDDDHPLIGEMAAAVDAAGGMPHPPTVAGVYGSDMRLYTGVGGIPTLHYGPGDMSWAHAPLERVELSELVQVARALVVLALRRCAAPA from the coding sequence ATGACCGACGACGCCACCCTGTCCGCCGCCGAACGTTCCGTGCTCGGGCACCTCGACGAGGAGGTGCTCGTCGAGCAGCTCGCCGAGCTCGTCCGGATCCCGAGCGTGGGCGGGACCGACGCCGAGCTCGAGGTGCAGGAGTACGTCGCCGGGGCGCTGCGCGACCTCGACACCGACGTGGACCGCTGGGACATCGACCTCGAGGAGATGGCGGGTGACCCGTGGTTCCCCGGAGTCGAGGTGGACCGGACCGCGGCGGTGGGCGTGGTCGGCACCACCGCCGGCGACGGCGTCCCGGGGCTGGTGCTGTCGGGCCACACCGACGTGGTGCCGCCGGGCCACGTCGAGACCTGGCACGGCCAGGACCCCTTCTCGGCGGAGATCTTCGACGGCGCGCTCTACGGCCGCGGCGCCTGTGACATGAAGGCCGGCGTGGCGGTGAACCTGGCCGTGCTCCGGACGCTGCGCGCCGCGGGCGTCCCGCTCGAGCGGCCGCTGGCGGTCCACTCCGTCGTCGGGGAGGAGGACGGCGGACTGGGGGCGTTCGCGACCCTGCGCCGCGGGCACCGCGGCGACGTCGCGGTGATCACCGAGCCGACCAGCGCCAAGATCGTCACCGCGACCGCCGGGGCGCTGACCTTCCGGATCGAGGTGGTGGGCCGCTCCGCGCACGGCTCGATGCGCAAGCAGGGCATCAGCGCCCTGGAGGCGTTCCTGCCGATCCACGCGGCGCTGATGGCGCTGGAGGCCGAGCGCAACCGCGACATCGACCGCGAGTTCGTCAGCGAGCTTCCCTACGCGTTGAGCTTCGGCATGGTGCACACCGGCGACTGGTCGAGCAGCGTCCCGGACAAGCTGGTCGCGGACGGCCGGTTCGGGGTCAAGATCGACGAGGACCCGCGGCTTGCCCGCACCGTCTTCGAGGACGTGGTCGCCGAGGTCGCGCTCAAGGACCCGTGGCTGCACGAGAACCGGCCGGTCGTGACCTGGCCGGGCGGCCAGTTCGCCAGCGGCCGGCTCGACGACGACCATCCCCTCATCGGGGAGATGGCGGCCGCCGTCGACGCGGCCGGCGGGATGCCGCACCCGCCCACGGTGGCCGGCGTCTACGGCAGCGACATGCGCCTCTACACCGGCGTCGGCGGGATCCCGACGCTGCACTACGGCCCCGGCGACATGAGCTGGGCGCACGCGCCGCTGGAGCGGGTCGAGCTCAGCGAGCTGGTGCAGGTGGCCCGGGCGCTGGTGGTGCTCGCCCTGCGCCGCTGCGCGGCCCCGGCCTGA